One segment of Microbacterium sp. W4I20 DNA contains the following:
- a CDS encoding epoxide hydrolase family protein — translation MGVDRRPRLWRGGFMTHAFDIVPSSEDMDDLRDRIKRTRWVPAWPVAGWEAGTDQATLRRLAERWVNEFDWNARQREIHALPWASVSLDGVDLSYLRFDAEQPGRRPLILTNGWPSSALELVDLARRLASPSAYAGDAADAVTVIVPALPGFPFSPQRPTFDDQTHELWHRLMTEELGFEQYTAHGGDLGAGITSRLAESHPESVVGIHLLAVAAPPHFDEATVTVEERAYLDEVQTWTAAEGGYQHQQQTRPLTLAPALSDSPVGLLSWIIEKHRAWSDSGGDLSRRFSDDYLLTLASLYWFSGSISTSLRPYYEYASGRMTRVTRVTVPTALAVFPLDLTHPPRSWAERTYNIVQYTVMPRGGHFAPHEEPELLATDITAFHRLLY, via the coding sequence ATGGGAGTGGACAGGCGGCCGCGACTCTGGCGAGGAGGATTCATGACGCACGCTTTCGACATCGTGCCGTCGTCTGAGGATATGGATGATCTGCGGGACCGGATAAAGCGCACTCGATGGGTGCCAGCGTGGCCGGTGGCGGGGTGGGAGGCGGGTACGGATCAGGCCACTTTGCGCCGCTTGGCCGAGCGATGGGTGAACGAGTTCGACTGGAACGCCCGTCAGCGAGAGATCCATGCTCTCCCCTGGGCGAGCGTCTCGCTGGACGGGGTGGACCTCTCCTATCTTCGCTTCGACGCGGAACAGCCGGGCCGCCGTCCGCTCATACTGACCAACGGCTGGCCCAGCTCCGCCCTCGAGCTCGTCGACCTCGCAAGGCGCCTTGCCTCCCCCTCGGCCTATGCAGGTGATGCAGCGGACGCCGTGACGGTGATCGTGCCCGCGCTGCCAGGCTTCCCGTTCTCCCCGCAGCGGCCCACCTTCGACGATCAGACGCACGAGCTCTGGCACAGGTTGATGACGGAGGAACTTGGCTTCGAGCAGTACACCGCCCACGGTGGCGATCTCGGAGCGGGCATCACCTCCCGCCTCGCCGAGAGCCATCCGGAGTCCGTCGTGGGCATTCATCTTCTCGCCGTCGCGGCTCCACCGCATTTCGATGAAGCGACGGTGACCGTCGAAGAGCGCGCGTACCTCGACGAAGTGCAGACCTGGACGGCAGCGGAGGGTGGATATCAGCACCAGCAACAGACACGCCCGCTCACGCTCGCCCCCGCACTCTCCGACTCCCCCGTCGGATTGCTGTCCTGGATCATCGAGAAACATCGGGCCTGGAGTGACAGCGGCGGCGACCTCTCCCGCCGTTTCAGCGACGACTACCTTCTGACGCTCGCATCGCTGTACTGGTTCAGTGGCTCGATCTCCACGTCCCTCCGCCCGTACTACGAGTACGCCTCCGGGCGCATGACCCGGGTGACACGAGTGACAGTGCCGACTGCCCTCGCCGTCTTCCCGCTCGATCTAACGCACCCGCCCCGCAGCTGGGCGGAGCGCACCTACAACATCGTCCAGTACACCGTCATGCCCCGCGGTGGCCACTTCGCCCCACACGAGGAACCCGAACTCCTCGCAACCGACATCACGGCGTTTCACCGCCTTCTCTACTGA
- a CDS encoding GNAT family N-acetyltransferase has translation MQLEPVGLSNATTTFDMMLVDPASSVGRAVIRRFFKEIVGRYWGREATDVEVEQAMLDEPSDDLRGDTGFLVIVRDGERVVGCGGAKVVEPGIAELTRVFVDDSVRGLGTGKALVREIEALSARRGVHTLRLTVREDLAEAHRLYRQLGYKPVPPFSTSPYADNQLAKVLLESR, from the coding sequence ATGCAACTTGAACCGGTGGGCCTGTCCAACGCGACCACGACCTTCGACATGATGCTTGTCGATCCGGCGTCCTCAGTCGGGCGCGCAGTCATTAGACGCTTCTTCAAGGAGATCGTCGGACGCTACTGGGGCCGGGAAGCGACCGATGTTGAGGTCGAGCAGGCGATGCTCGATGAGCCCAGCGATGATCTCAGAGGAGATACCGGCTTTCTTGTCATCGTCCGAGATGGAGAGCGGGTCGTCGGGTGCGGGGGCGCGAAGGTCGTCGAGCCGGGGATTGCTGAATTGACACGGGTGTTTGTCGATGATTCTGTTCGTGGACTCGGCACCGGGAAGGCGTTGGTGAGGGAGATCGAAGCCCTGAGCGCGCGGCGCGGCGTGCATACCCTCCGGTTGACAGTTCGGGAAGATCTCGCCGAGGCGCACCGGCTGTACCGCCAGCTCGGCTACAAGCCCGTTCCTCCGTTCTCGACGTCGCCTTACGCCGACAATCAACTCGCGAAGGTGCTACTCGAATCCCGGTAG
- a CDS encoding helix-turn-helix domain-containing protein, with protein sequence MDKVKRHGARSYGQFCGLARALDLVGERWNLLIVRELLPGPLRYNELKASLAGIASNLLAERLRTLEENGIVERRLGDAGVLYALTLWGAELREPMEALGRWGTPLVVSGRGGDAFHPRWLVLALPALLRGVSATPAVEVDLLIEGYSITLLIDERGPHALHRPDLAAGTVVEADPEIIVALAAGALTVEQARRSLRIHGDARVLDSVFPARRSAGMPKISLET encoded by the coding sequence ATGGATAAAGTAAAGCGACATGGAGCCCGCTCCTACGGGCAGTTCTGCGGTCTGGCGCGCGCGCTTGACCTTGTAGGAGAGCGGTGGAATCTCCTCATCGTCCGGGAGCTGCTTCCCGGTCCATTGCGCTACAACGAACTGAAAGCATCGCTCGCCGGCATCGCCTCGAACCTCTTGGCCGAGAGACTGCGGACGCTAGAAGAAAACGGCATTGTCGAACGACGGCTCGGGGATGCTGGCGTGCTCTATGCCCTGACCCTGTGGGGTGCCGAGCTTCGCGAACCGATGGAAGCCCTCGGACGGTGGGGAACGCCACTGGTCGTCTCAGGACGCGGTGGCGATGCGTTCCATCCACGCTGGCTGGTTCTCGCTCTGCCCGCCCTTCTGAGAGGCGTCTCTGCGACGCCCGCGGTCGAGGTCGATCTATTGATCGAGGGGTACTCGATCACCCTGCTCATTGACGAGCGTGGCCCCCACGCTCTCCATCGCCCTGACCTCGCGGCAGGGACCGTCGTCGAAGCGGACCCTGAGATTATCGTCGCCCTTGCAGCCGGCGCACTGACGGTCGAACAGGCGCGCCGCTCGCTACGAATCCACGGTGACGCGCGCGTTCTTGATTCCGTCTTTCCTGCGAGACGCTCCGCTGGCATGCCGAAAATCAGCCTTGAAACCTAG
- a CDS encoding DUF1761 domain-containing protein encodes MGINWLSVVLAIVVGMIVAFVWYQKGPIASAWEKLTGVTPERIKPVRVRSMVQLFITVIIMALGLAVVIQLAAEATGDDSVWAALLVGLVMWVAFSASTLVQHNAFELKPAKLTIINTGYQLVLFLAMSLVLGLL; translated from the coding sequence ATGGGTATCAACTGGCTTAGTGTCGTCCTCGCCATTGTCGTAGGGATGATCGTCGCGTTTGTCTGGTACCAGAAAGGGCCTATCGCTAGCGCCTGGGAGAAGCTGACCGGGGTGACCCCGGAGCGGATCAAGCCGGTGCGGGTGAGAAGCATGGTGCAGCTCTTCATCACCGTCATCATCATGGCGCTCGGGCTGGCGGTCGTGATCCAGCTCGCGGCCGAGGCGACCGGTGATGATTCGGTGTGGGCGGCGCTGCTCGTGGGGCTCGTGATGTGGGTCGCGTTCTCGGCGTCGACACTGGTCCAGCACAACGCATTCGAGTTGAAGCCCGCCAAGCTCACGATCATCAACACCGGATACCAGCTCGTGCTCTTCCTCGCGATGTCACTGGTACTCGGACTGTTGTAG
- a CDS encoding nuclear transport factor 2 family protein produces MDELPQPLADLFDAERQQDWRRVRTLLHRDVVWTVYDGEESRTYGAEAYVSRLRAAYEHGSATRFTVRHVRRGAAGLVATELIDENGSISLDIFELDQNGQLRREWEHLLGKTTS; encoded by the coding sequence ATGGACGAACTCCCACAGCCGCTGGCCGATCTCTTTGATGCAGAGCGGCAACAGGATTGGCGACGCGTTCGGACGCTTCTCCACCGAGACGTGGTGTGGACTGTGTACGACGGTGAAGAGTCACGCACCTATGGCGCCGAGGCGTATGTCTCCCGTCTGCGTGCGGCGTACGAGCACGGATCTGCGACGCGCTTCACCGTCCGGCATGTCCGGCGCGGAGCAGCCGGCCTCGTGGCCACCGAACTGATCGACGAGAACGGGTCGATCTCGCTAGACATTTTCGAACTTGACCAGAATGGGCAACTCCGGCGCGAGTGGGAACACCTTCTCGGCAAGACGACCAGCTGA
- a CDS encoding helix-turn-helix domain-containing protein, which yields MERGLSQEEVAMRADIALGSYGCLERGRSPSGQAANPTFLTILRVFSVLGISGRLRSDKQDGE from the coding sequence CTGGAAAGAGGTCTCTCCCAAGAAGAGGTTGCCATGAGAGCCGATATAGCGCTGGGTTCCTACGGTTGCCTAGAGCGAGGTCGCTCACCCTCTGGCCAGGCTGCCAATCCCACATTTCTCACGATACTGCGGGTGTTCAGCGTCCTCGGAATCAGCGGCCGACTCCGCAGCGACAAGCAAGATGGGGAATGA
- the tatA gene encoding twin-arginine translocase TatA/TatE family subunit — translation MFAGMQGWHLLIVLAVILLLFGAAKLPALAKSMGQSARVFKGEMKAMKEEDGSTSTDTDTATDPGTGPGTPPAPHQQ, via the coding sequence ATGTTCGCTGGAATGCAAGGCTGGCACCTGCTGATTGTGCTCGCCGTGATTCTCCTCCTGTTCGGCGCTGCCAAGCTGCCAGCGCTCGCGAAGAGCATGGGTCAGTCGGCCCGGGTCTTCAAGGGCGAAATGAAGGCTATGAAGGAAGAAGACGGCAGCACGTCCACCGACACCGACACGGCTACGGATCCCGGCACAGGTCCAGGGACCCCGCCCGCGCCCCATCAGCAGTAG
- a CDS encoding response regulator transcription factor, with translation MVEKMMSRTDEKYCRRTQKRAGLTARQVLVLQGLDQGLTLRQIGARQHLSVNTMKTHAKALYRRLGVNNRDEALARAHDLGLL, from the coding sequence ATGGTGGAAAAGATGATGAGCCGGACCGACGAGAAATACTGCCGGCGAACGCAGAAACGGGCCGGGCTCACCGCCCGACAGGTGTTGGTCCTCCAGGGGCTCGACCAGGGGCTGACCCTGCGCCAGATCGGCGCACGGCAGCATCTGTCCGTGAACACCATGAAGACTCACGCCAAGGCTCTCTACCGTCGCCTTGGAGTCAACAATCGTGACGAAGCCCTGGCGCGTGCGCATGACCTGGGGCTTCTCTAG